In Fluviispira sanaruensis, the genomic stretch TATTCGAAATGATATTTTGATCAGAATAACTTTTATAAGTTATTGTAAATACAGATATTATTACTGTTACAAATATTCCAACAATTTTGATTGTCATATCTTTGCGTGTATTTAAATATAATTCGTGCTCATTTGCATCTCTTTCAATTTTTTGAATCCATTCATTTTGGATATCTAAGATTTCTTTATCATAGTCATGAAAATCATATGAATACACTTCATTTGGTAAAGAGGTATCTGCTGATAACTCTTGTGAAAAGACTTTTTTTGGTTCAATAACTTGCATTTCTATATTTTTGCTATTCAAAGCACCTCCTTTGCTCAAAAACATCTCATAATCACAGAAGATAAGCGATAAATTATTTTGTAAAGCAATTTATTGAAAATAAAAATATTTGAAATTATTTATGGTATGGAAAATGAAAAATGGAGCAAGCATTAACTTTCCATTGCAAGGCACGTACGGATTTTTGATCAATACGTGAACTTTGCATGGTTGGGAACTGGGTATAGATAGAAATTTCTTTGCGACGGTGTGGTTTTAATTAGGCGCTTTTTTTGCTTTTAATTCTTCAATTTGGATCAAATATGCTTTTTCTTTTTCCGCTAATTTTGAAATGAATGTTTTATTTTCTTCATTTAGGGTATTGATCTTATCATTTAAATGCCTTTCTCTTTCTAGGCTTTCGCGCTCGTGAAGACTATGTTTGTCTAGATATTTAGTAATACTTATATTGTAATATTTTTAAGCAATTTTTTAAAGTGAATGTTTTGCTGTATTACATTTCCTATCTCATATAACTGGATACTTATTTATCTTCTTATTACAGCGAGAGTTTTGTATGTTAAGAGGAGTTATCTTGCTTGTTAGTGAGTAAAATATCCTGCTGGGGCAAATCGCCGTTCGGAGTGAGCGAAATATGCAATCGGAGGCGCTTTACTAAATATTGACTTTAGATAGGGTTCGGTACCCCTATTTAGAAGAGTTTATTTTAAAAATTTCTTCCATTATTTTTGGATCATTCCAAATTTCTTCGATTGTCAGGTTCTTTGGAAGAGTTGCAATATAAGATTCAATTTGTTTCTTTTCGTTTTCATCACTTATTATAAAATTTTCTTTTATTTTGTCTTTAATCCATTGAATATGATTTTTATCATTTTCAAAAAAATCGCTATTATCTTCTAATGCAACATTAATGTAATGACGTGCAATTTTTTCATTTAATTTAGTTCTAAAAATTGGTTTAATAGATGCGATTTTAGATTTAATAATAGAATCCAAATTGTCATTCTCATGATCTGCTTGAATTCTAATTGGTATTTTTATATCAATACATGCTATTCCAGTGGTTCTTAGTAATATATTATTTTCGTAATAATCATGATAAAAAAAACTATCATCATTTTGTTGGTCAAAAAGTTTTCTAAATTTACTAACAAATTCATTACTATTTACATCTCTTTCTTTTAAAACTTTACTTCGTGATTGTTTCTGAGTTTTGCTAAGTAACTCACATGTTATAGCATTTAAAGGTTTAATCGCGCAGATTTCAATAGCTCTTACTTTATTATGCGCTATTTTACAGTCCTGTGTAACTACACAAGCATACTGATATCGTTCAAAAAAATATGGATAAAACTTTTTTGAAAAGTCCAATCCAGAATATAGATTTAAATTATGATGAAATGCTGTAAGATGTTCGTTTAGTTTTTTGACATCCAAAAGATCTCCTGTGTATAAAACATTTTCATTCTTGTTATCATAAAATAAATTAGAAAGTTTTTGTTGTGGACTTGGTTCTTCACCATTTAAACTTTCAGCATATCTGATATAATCAATTATTTTTTCCTTATGAAATGAATGAAGGCTATCAATTGTATTGATAGCCTTTACAAGCGATTCAAAATTATTATCTAAATTCTTCACCTAAATCTTCCCTGTTTTAAAGTGTTTTCAATTATTTTAGTATCAATATTGGCACTGCGATTAGCTTCTCTCATCATAAGTGAAATAGTTGTAGCATTTGTAAGACTGTAAACGCTAGATTGGGCCTTAACAGATTCTTTCTTCAATTGAGATTCTGATAAATTGGTTTGTGCTTGTGTATTTTTTTTAGGCATTTAACTATCCCTCCCTCTACAGAAATAAAGCTTTACAGCTCATAATAGCACTAAGATCGGAAGATCTACATAAAAATGTTATAACATTCAATGCAAAAGAAAAATATCCGTCATGAATATAGCATGTGAAAATTACTATGTTCTATTTTCTTCTGTTTTAACATACTAAAATTGTTTAATTATTATTTTATCCGGTCGGATTGAGCAGAAACCACATCTATTTGGGGTATCAACCTGCTTAATAATTCACCATCAAGTATAAAATTTCCGCTTTATTTTACAGTCAATTCTTGCGAGGTAGAATATGAATCTGTTACGTGGTTAAACAATACAGGGGAGAATGATCCTTGTTTTAATAAATACACTAAAGCGTATGCTTTTGGAAAGGATTTGCTACCTAATGAAAAAATTGAATTTAAATCTGATAGATGCTGTGTAGGATATATCAAATGTGAGGTAGTTGGGAAAATAAAAGATTCAAGTTTTTCTCATAAGTTTCAAATTAGTACTTTTGGTAAAGGTCTTGGTTGCTTTAAACTAGCAGAACTTCATTTGCGCTAAACCTTGTAATATTATGTTATTCAAACACGATTTTAACATTTTTGCCCATGACTGTGGCTAATTCAGCAATGGAAAGCATGGTTAAATTGCAATCGCCTTTTACAATTTTAGACATTTGTCTTGGGTTTGAGTGCATTAAAAGCATGAATTCATTAAAGCCAATATTTTTTTTAGCCATGAATGCAGCGACTTCTTTTGAGATTGAATCTTGAAGTTTTTTAAGAATAGCAGCTTCTTTAGCGACTTCATGATCAATTTCATGCAGTTCTTTTTGAGTGAAATAATTTTTTCTGATTTCTCTCCAGTTGTTGCTATTTTTCATAAACTCTCCTTTAAATTTCTTGCCTTTTCTATATCCCTTTGTTGGGTAGACTTATCTCCTGCGACTAATAAAATAATGATTTTGTCATTTTTAAAGGTGTAATAAACACGGTAACCAGCTCCTTTAGCTTTAGCGCGTAACTCATAAATTCCCCCTCCTAAGTTTTTAGCGTGTGGCAATGCCAATTCGTACCCAAAAATCTCAAGCAAACCGAGTAATTTAGCAATTTCTTTTTGGTCAGGTTTTGCAAGTTTTGCGAACCAATCCTGTACGGGCTTTTTGCCTCTTTTATCCTCAAAAAACTCAATTTCCCACATCACAAGATCCTTTCGGCATAAATCTACTATACTTTAGTATAGTAGGCTGCCCATACTGAGTAGTCAATGGGAAATCAAATTGTCCTTAACAAAAATCCAATCGCCGTTTAATCCATGAGGCTATCGACTGAAAGCTTGAGGTCTTCAATCGAAGGGGTGATGTATTTTTGCGTTGTGGAAAGCGAAGAGTGACCTGCAAGAGTCGACACCTTTTCAATGGATTCCTTTTTATCAAGGAGAGTCTTGCAAAAAGTATGTCTTAAGCGGTGGGGGGTGATTTTGTTTTTGCTCCCAAGTCTTAATTCAGTGCTTAAAGAATAGAAAAGTTTCAAGATTCCATTTTCTGTGAGTCGCCCGCGTTTCCCATAAAATAGATATTCGTCCGAAGGTTTTCTTAAAGTCATGAGCTCTAACAGGGCTTTTCTTGCGGCCGCATTTAAGGGGACAAGTCGCATTTTTGCACCTTTGCCTTTTCGTACTTTTAAAAGTCCCTCATATCTTCCAAGCTCGATGTCTTCCCACTTGAGGTCCACAAGCTCTGATATGCGAAGTCCCGTATTATAGAGAAGGACAATGATCACTTCATCTCGCTTGACCCCATTTTTTTCCACAAGCCGAAATATGGAATTGAGCTCATTTCGCTTAAGCCAGCGTGGGGCAAGAGGTTGGGAGCTTGGAAGTTTTGGTGTGTCTGGAACAGGATTTTTTCTAAAACCTTCTTTTAGACACCAACTCAGAAAACGTCTCAATGTAATAAACTTTCTTTGGACAGTGGCAGGAGAAGATTGGCCTAAGAAATCTTTGTAACTTTTAAACTCAATGCTTGTGGCATCGATAAGCAAACTATAGAGTGGAGACGCTTCCTCAGGGAACTCATTTTCTTTTAAATGTTTTAAGTAATCTAATAGATCGAGTTTATACGCTTTTATAGTATGGGGAGATGCACCTTTTGTATGCAAGTTCTTTAGAAAGAGTTCTAAAATATTTTCTAACTTCATAGGTGAATGTCCTTCTAAAAATTATCCTGCCAATTTTCCCTGTGCTCGCGCGTGAGCTTAATTATTGTGCAGAATAAAATTGTTCCTTTGAT encodes the following:
- a CDS encoding type II toxin-antitoxin system RelE/ParE family toxin, coding for MWEIEFFEDKRGKKPVQDWFAKLAKPDQKEIAKLLGLLEIFGYELALPHAKNLGGGIYELRAKAKGAGYRVYYTFKNDKIIILLVAGDKSTQQRDIEKARNLKESL
- a CDS encoding tyrosine-type recombinase/integrase, which encodes MKLENILELFLKNLHTKGASPHTIKAYKLDLLDYLKHLKENEFPEEASPLYSLLIDATSIEFKSYKDFLGQSSPATVQRKFITLRRFLSWCLKEGFRKNPVPDTPKLPSSQPLAPRWLKRNELNSIFRLVEKNGVKRDEVIIVLLYNTGLRISELVDLKWEDIELGRYEGLLKVRKGKGAKMRLVPLNAAARKALLELMTLRKPSDEYLFYGKRGRLTENGILKLFYSLSTELRLGSKNKITPHRLRHTFCKTLLDKKESIEKVSTLAGHSSLSTTQKYITPSIEDLKLSVDSLMD